The Rattus rattus isolate New Zealand chromosome 1, Rrattus_CSIRO_v1, whole genome shotgun sequence genome includes a region encoding these proteins:
- the LOC116914394 gene encoding NADH-cytochrome b5 reductase 3 isoform X2 gives MKLFQRSSPAITLENPDIKYPLRLIDKEIISHDTRRFRFALPSPQHILGLPIGQHIYLSTRIDGNLVIRPYTPVSSDDDKGFVDLVVKVYFKDTHPKFPAGGKMSQYLENMNIGDTIEFRGPNGLLVYQGKGKFAIRADKKSNPVVRTVKSVGMIAGGTGITPMLQVIRAVLKDPNDHTVCYLLFANQSEKDILLRPELEELRNEHSSRFKLWYTVDKAPDAWDYSQGFVNEEMIRDHLPPPGEEPLILMCGPPPMIQFACLPNLDRVGHPKERCFTF, from the exons ATGAAGCTGTTTCAGCGCTCCTCACCGGCCATCACCCTCGAGAACCCCGACATCAAGTACCCTCTGCGGCTCATCGACAAGGAG ATTATCAGCCACGACACTCGGCGCTTCCGATTTGCCCTCCCTTCGCCCCAGCACATCCTGGGCCTTCCTATCG GCCAGCACATCTACCTCTCCACCAGGATCGATGGCAACTTGGTTATTCGGCCCTACACCCCTGTGTCCAGCGATGATGACAAGGGCTTTGTGGACTTGGTGGTCAAG GTTTACTTCAAGGACACGCATCCCAAGTTTCCAGCTGGAGGGAAAATGTCTCAGTACCTGGAAAACATGAATATTGGAGACACCATTGAATTCCGGGGCCCCAATGGGCTACTGGTCTACCAGGGCAAAG gGAAGTTCGCTATCCGTGCAGACAAGAAGTCCAACCCTGTTGTCAGGACGGTGAAGTCTGTAGGCATGATTGCAGGAGGGACAG GCATCACCCCAATGCTGCAGGTGATCCGAGCTGTCTTGAAGGACCCGAACGACCATACTGTGTGCTATCTGCTCTTCGCCAACCAG TCCGAGAAAGACATCCTGCTGCGGCCTGAGCTGGAGGAACTGAGGAACGAACATTCTTCTCGCTTCAAGCTCTGGTACACAGTGGACAAAGCCCCCGATG CCTGGGACTATAGCCAAGGCTTCGTGAATGAGGAGATGATCAGGGACCACCTTCCACCTCCTGGGGAGGAGCCACTGATACTGATGTGTGGACCCCCACCGATGATCCAGTTTGCCTGTTTGCCAAACCTGGACCGTGTGGGCCATCCCAAGGAGCGATGCTTCACCTTCTGA
- the LOC116914394 gene encoding NADH-cytochrome b5 reductase 3 isoform X1, with protein sequence MGAQLSTLSRVVLSPVWFIYSLFMKLFQRSSPAITLENPDIKYPLRLIDKEIISHDTRRFRFALPSPQHILGLPIGQHIYLSTRIDGNLVIRPYTPVSSDDDKGFVDLVVKVYFKDTHPKFPAGGKMSQYLENMNIGDTIEFRGPNGLLVYQGKGKFAIRADKKSNPVVRTVKSVGMIAGGTGITPMLQVIRAVLKDPNDHTVCYLLFANQSEKDILLRPELEELRNEHSSRFKLWYTVDKAPDAWDYSQGFVNEEMIRDHLPPPGEEPLILMCGPPPMIQFACLPNLDRVGHPKERCFTF encoded by the exons ATGGGGGCCCAGCTGAGCACG TTGAGCCGAGTGGTACTCTCCCCGGTCTGGTTCATCTACAGCCTCTTCATGAAGCTGTTTCAGCGCTCCTCACCGGCCATCACCCTCGAGAACCCCGACATCAAGTACCCTCTGCGGCTCATCGACAAGGAG ATTATCAGCCACGACACTCGGCGCTTCCGATTTGCCCTCCCTTCGCCCCAGCACATCCTGGGCCTTCCTATCG GCCAGCACATCTACCTCTCCACCAGGATCGATGGCAACTTGGTTATTCGGCCCTACACCCCTGTGTCCAGCGATGATGACAAGGGCTTTGTGGACTTGGTGGTCAAG GTTTACTTCAAGGACACGCATCCCAAGTTTCCAGCTGGAGGGAAAATGTCTCAGTACCTGGAAAACATGAATATTGGAGACACCATTGAATTCCGGGGCCCCAATGGGCTACTGGTCTACCAGGGCAAAG gGAAGTTCGCTATCCGTGCAGACAAGAAGTCCAACCCTGTTGTCAGGACGGTGAAGTCTGTAGGCATGATTGCAGGAGGGACAG GCATCACCCCAATGCTGCAGGTGATCCGAGCTGTCTTGAAGGACCCGAACGACCATACTGTGTGCTATCTGCTCTTCGCCAACCAG TCCGAGAAAGACATCCTGCTGCGGCCTGAGCTGGAGGAACTGAGGAACGAACATTCTTCTCGCTTCAAGCTCTGGTACACAGTGGACAAAGCCCCCGATG CCTGGGACTATAGCCAAGGCTTCGTGAATGAGGAGATGATCAGGGACCACCTTCCACCTCCTGGGGAGGAGCCACTGATACTGATGTGTGGACCCCCACCGATGATCCAGTTTGCCTGTTTGCCAAACCTGGACCGTGTGGGCCATCCCAAGGAGCGATGCTTCACCTTCTGA